Genomic window (Pseudovibrio brasiliensis):
TCGGGCCAAGAAAAACAACAGTAGACATAACTTATGAGCCACCCGCTAAGGAGAGTTCTTGCTGCTTCAGACGCTTCCCCGGTACATAACCGGGCGCATCGTGCAAGCCTTCAAGACCGGGAATAACAACACGCGCAACCTCAATGCCCTCAACAATTCCGCCTAGATTGACGGTTGCAACTTGCTCCACACCAACAGCACGAAGCTGCGAAAGCTGATAGGAGATGTCCGCTTCAAAACTCTCTCCATCAAAGCTGGGAACATCAGCAAAAGACAGGCTGGCTCGCTCGGCTCCGTCACTCACTATTTTGCGAATTTTTTCGACCCGCTCAGGCTTACGAGAGGCTTCAAAAAAGTCGCGATGCGCATCATCTCTGGCACCAGCAATGGACGTCAGTCGTGTTTGCGCCGCTTCCGTCAACGCCCTCAGCAAAGCAACCTCGCGAACACAATGGCAGCCACTGCCATCACTTGCATACATTTGGCCAAGGTGATTGAGCTGATGGTCAACAATGGTACAGGCAAAGGCTGGCAGACCAATGTCGGCGGTAACGGACCACACGCCCACGGCCTGTCCGGCATCGTGAAGCATCTGCAACACCCGAAGACACTCCGGGTCTTCAACACCTGATAAATCCAGTCGCCCCTGAGGACTTTCCATGGCACCATGCGCGGACCAAAGGGCCAGCGCATCCCGCTCCACCAGCTCGCAAATCCCATGGCTTACCGCTTCCTGCCAACAGTTCCCACTGGCCAGCCCGTTGGAACTCATCTGAAAGTGGCCACTACTGCCTGAAAGAGGAAGCGTAAAGTTGGTGTGAACCATCTCATAGGGAACCCAAACCGGGCCTTCAGCCATCAGGTCGTGTCCCTCGCACCATAAGATCTGACGATCCCGGTCCAGCAATCTGTTCTCTATACCGGGCAACCGCGCCACATCCAGCACCGGCCCCTCCTGAGAGATTTCGCGAAAGCTCGCCATACGCAGCGCCAGCTTTGCATGCTCTGCGTGGTATCCTTCTATGGCCTCCATGATACCTGAGGCCTTTGCAGAAGGAAGATCCAGCCCCTTCCCTTGCGAAACAGCCAGAGAGCGGGCATTTGGACGGTAAACAGCAACCACAGGCAGACCAATCTTGTCCAGACCGGTGACATTCGCCACGCGGGTAATGCCAAAAGACTGCAAAAACGGCTCAACACGCAAAATGGTCTCTTCAGGCGAGACAAGCCGGTGAGTACCTTTGCGGTACCTCTTCTTCACAGTAGACATCAAGTGGCATTATCCCGAAACAGGTCTGGCCTTGCAGGAAACCCATGTTTCCTGCTGAGCTATGTGGCGGATTAAATTAATAACCGCCCTTGATCACATCAATGTTCAGAAGGAAACACGTCATCCCATAGTTGGTTGGCGCAACCTTATCAGCAGAATCATTACTCTCGTAGGTCGGGATAGAAGCAACAGCTGCTCCAAACTTCACAAGTTCTTCCACTCTTACATGATCAGAAATTGGCTCAGGCTTTTTACCTTTCCATTCGTTCTCTGGGATACGATATACCTGATCTTTCCAGATAATCAGAACATCTTGATCGTATACAACCTTTTCAACCGCGTCATCAGACATAGTTAACCTTCCTTAACAAAGAATCTATATAAAAATAACAACCTCTAATATCATCACACTACATATTTACAATGATAAATTGATGAAATAACTTACCTTATTAAATTTTCATGATGAAAAATGACTATAGAGAGCGTTAGTCTCTTCCATACAGTCAGGTAAAGATACCATTGGTTCCAATAGCATTAACTGTATAAGTAGGACTTGCGTTCTAATTGTTAAATCCAAATACCGGGACGACACAAAAACCAGATCGCTTCGGAGAATACGAGGATGACCGGAGCACATTTATGGATCAAAGCAACACAAAAACTGGCAATAGTAAAAATTTGCCAGAAAGTTCGATTGATGTGGGATCAGAAGCAGAAGAAACCATTCACTATGACCCATTACAGCACCCGTTTGACCTGACTGATCACTCTGGTCAGAATGACAATTCCCAACCAGGTGTAATGTTTGTAAACGGCAACGAACCTGGGCGGGTTATCCTACTGGATACGCCACGCGTCGAAGTTGGTCGCGCTTCATCTTGCCAGATTAAGCTCGGAGACATCAGCGTTAGCCGTCGGCATCTGTTATTGGAAACGACACCGGAAGGTGTCGAGGCCACCGATCTAAAATCCCGCAATGGTGTATTTGTAAATAACGAGCAGATCAAAAGAAGGTGGCTTTCTCCCAACGATATCATTTGCCTTGGACCGAGAGTAATGCTGCGCTATGCTTTATTTTCGAATGTAGAGCTTGAAATATATGAGAAAATGTACCGCGCAGCTACTTTGGACCCGTTAACGCTTACCTATAATAGAAGATATCTCAGTAGCTATATGGAGCAAATTCAGTCTTCACAAGCTAAAAAAAAGAACTTATCGCTCATTCTGATTGACATCGATAATTTCAAAGGAACCAACGACAGTTTCGGTCACCACATAGGCGATCAGGTGCTAATTCACATAGCTACAATTATTCGCTCATCCGTAAGGATAGGAGATAAAGTTTGCCGTTATGGCGGCGAAGAGTTTACCGTTTTGCTGAATGAAGTTTCTGCAATAGAAGCCTTAGAAATCGCAGAACGGATCCGCAACAAAGTTGAACATAGCTTACTTCGCCAGGATGGCATCACAATCCATTCAACTGTATCAATCGGTGTAGCTATGATCGAAGAAACACATGGCAATTTAGACAATCTGTTCCAGCTGGCCGATACACGCCTGTTTGCAGCCAAGAGGAGTGGCAAAAACAAGGTAGTGAATCAATCAAGACCAACAGACCGAGCCTCAGAAAAATAAAGTTTCTTCATCTGGATCATAATCCACGTGCCGGGGGTTCAAGTCCCTCCCTCGCTACCAAAATCTCAAATTGAGAGCACGGCACGAAGGCACCGCAAGGTGTCTTTTTTGTTTTGGGCTTTCTGCAATATGTAGATCACTTGTGCCAGGCCACCTTCTCAACTTTGGCAGCAAGTTCCCAAACTTCAGAAACTCACCAGTGCACACCACAGCACCCAAGCAGAAAAGCAATAGCAGGCTGCCAGTTGCTCACTCAGCTTATCCAACACAAACTTACTG
Coding sequences:
- a CDS encoding YcaO-like family protein; the protein is MSTVKKRYRKGTHRLVSPEETILRVEPFLQSFGITRVANVTGLDKIGLPVVAVYRPNARSLAVSQGKGLDLPSAKASGIMEAIEGYHAEHAKLALRMASFREISQEGPVLDVARLPGIENRLLDRDRQILWCEGHDLMAEGPVWVPYEMVHTNFTLPLSGSSGHFQMSSNGLASGNCWQEAVSHGICELVERDALALWSAHGAMESPQGRLDLSGVEDPECLRVLQMLHDAGQAVGVWSVTADIGLPAFACTIVDHQLNHLGQMYASDGSGCHCVREVALLRALTEAAQTRLTSIAGARDDAHRDFFEASRKPERVEKIRKIVSDGAERASLSFADVPSFDGESFEADISYQLSQLRAVGVEQVATVNLGGIVEGIEVARVVIPGLEGLHDAPGYVPGKRLKQQELSLAGGS
- a CDS encoding GGDEF domain-containing protein, yielding MDQSNTKTGNSKNLPESSIDVGSEAEETIHYDPLQHPFDLTDHSGQNDNSQPGVMFVNGNEPGRVILLDTPRVEVGRASSCQIKLGDISVSRRHLLLETTPEGVEATDLKSRNGVFVNNEQIKRRWLSPNDIICLGPRVMLRYALFSNVELEIYEKMYRAATLDPLTLTYNRRYLSSYMEQIQSSQAKKKNLSLILIDIDNFKGTNDSFGHHIGDQVLIHIATIIRSSVRIGDKVCRYGGEEFTVLLNEVSAIEALEIAERIRNKVEHSLLRQDGITIHSTVSIGVAMIEETHGNLDNLFQLADTRLFAAKRSGKNKVVNQSRPTDRASEK